In Portunus trituberculatus isolate SZX2019 chromosome 36, ASM1759143v1, whole genome shotgun sequence, one DNA window encodes the following:
- the LOC123513457 gene encoding putative uncharacterized protein DDB_G0283051, translating to MTNTQQSQFSVHSNTGDEQAEFAARPALTVAVNVVTTLVPIITAVKQMQNRGSRSSNNSINRGSNNSKTSSGSNSISNSDNNNSNSGSNSISNPCNCLRNSNNTNMTSSNVSNKSGNNSSNSGSDNMNSKKN from the exons ATGACTAACACACAGCAGTCTCAGTTCTCAGTTCACAGCAACACAGGGGATGAG CAGGCGGAATTCGCAGCACGACCAGCATTGACAGTGGCTGTAAATGTAGTAACAACATTAGtaccaataataacagcagtaaaGCAGATGCAGAACAGAGGAAGCAGAAGCAGTAACAACAGTATCAACAGAGGCAGTAACAACAGTAAAACCAGTAGCGGCAGTAACAGCATTAGTAACagcgacaataacaacagtaacagcggCAGTAACAGCATTAGTAATCCCTGTAACTGCCTTCGTAACAGCAATAACACCAATATGACCAGTAGCAACGTTAGTAACAAGAGCGGcaataacagcagtaacagcGGCAGTGATAACATGAACAGcaaaaagaattaa